A genome region from Variovorax paradoxus includes the following:
- a CDS encoding MFS transporter has translation MMNSPSSNPCIDEVGGIAPAAHVPASRSAWLAVSSIAVGTFAMVSTEFMPIGLLTDIARGLNVSDGTAGLMVTMPGVLAAFAGPALIVASGKLDRRTVLIALTTLLIASNLLAAFAPNFATMLVARLLLGLCVGGFWTFAPAAATQLVPHASQARAMSIVLAGVSAATVLGVPAGSFLGTLFGWRASFAVTGALAAIVLLVQLWLLPAMPPARAIGARDLLTPLTRRMAQVGLLAVLFFIAGHFAAYTYLKPLLQQVFGLAPNAVSTLLLVYGAVGFVGTFLGGSLVARSVRGTTLLAALMLATALLLSTLIGTGFVPGALVVVIWGVAFGLIPVALTGWMMEAVPDAPEAGQALLVSGFQVAIASGALIGGVTVDSFGISSAMVLSGVLVLIAALIVGTLGRSRGTAPMAAIPE, from the coding sequence ATGATGAATTCACCCAGCAGCAATCCGTGCATCGACGAGGTCGGCGGCATCGCGCCGGCAGCGCACGTGCCTGCCTCACGCTCCGCCTGGCTCGCCGTGAGCTCGATCGCCGTCGGCACCTTCGCGATGGTATCGACCGAGTTCATGCCCATCGGGCTGCTCACCGATATCGCGCGCGGCCTCAACGTGTCCGACGGCACCGCCGGCCTGATGGTCACGATGCCCGGCGTGCTGGCCGCCTTCGCCGGCCCGGCACTGATCGTGGCCTCGGGCAAGCTCGACCGCCGCACCGTGCTGATCGCGCTCACCACGCTGCTCATCGCGTCGAACCTGCTCGCCGCCTTCGCGCCCAACTTCGCCACCATGCTGGTGGCGCGCCTGCTGCTCGGCCTTTGCGTCGGCGGCTTCTGGACCTTCGCGCCCGCCGCAGCCACGCAACTGGTGCCGCATGCCTCGCAGGCGCGTGCCATGTCGATCGTGCTGGCCGGCGTGTCGGCCGCCACCGTGCTCGGCGTGCCGGCCGGCTCGTTCCTCGGCACGCTGTTCGGCTGGCGCGCATCGTTCGCCGTCACCGGTGCGCTCGCGGCCATCGTGCTGCTCGTGCAGCTCTGGCTGCTGCCGGCGATGCCGCCGGCACGGGCCATCGGCGCGCGCGACCTGCTGACGCCGCTCACGCGCCGCATGGCGCAGGTCGGCCTGCTCGCGGTGCTGTTCTTCATAGCCGGCCACTTCGCGGCCTACACCTACCTGAAGCCGCTGCTGCAGCAGGTCTTCGGCCTGGCGCCGAACGCGGTCTCGACCTTGCTGCTGGTCTATGGCGCCGTGGGCTTCGTCGGCACTTTCCTCGGTGGCAGCCTGGTGGCGCGCAGTGTGCGCGGCACCACCCTGCTGGCGGCGCTGATGCTGGCCACGGCACTGCTGCTGTCCACGCTGATCGGCACCGGCTTCGTGCCGGGCGCGCTGGTGGTCGTGATCTGGGGCGTGGCCTTCGGCCTGATCCCGGTGGCGCTCACCGGCTGGATGATGGAAGCCGTGCCCGATGCGCCCGAAGCCGGGCAGGCGCTGCTGGTCAGCGGCTTCCAGGTGGCCATCGCCTCGGGTGCGCTGATCGGCGGCGTGACGGTCGACAGCTTCGGCATCTCCAGTGCGATGGTGCTCAGCGGTGTGCTGGTGCTGATCGCCGCGCTGATCGTCGGCACGCTGGGCCGCTCGCGGGG